The Eublepharis macularius isolate TG4126 chromosome 11, MPM_Emac_v1.0, whole genome shotgun sequence genome includes a region encoding these proteins:
- the STAM gene encoding signal transducing adapter molecule 1 has protein sequence MPLFTSNPFDQDVEKATSEMNTAEDWGLILDICDKVGQSRTGPKDCLRAIMKRVNHKDPHVAMQALTLLGACVSNCGKIFHLEVCSREFASEVSNVLNKGHPKVCEKLKALMVEWTDEFKNDPQLSLISAMIKNLKEQGVTFPVIGSQAAEQAKASPALVAKDPGIVANKKEEEDLAKAIELSLKEQRQQQPPLSGLYPSTSSLLTNHKHEGRKVRAIYDFEAAEDNELTFKAGELITVLDDSDPNWWKGETHQGIGLFPSNFVTADLTAEPEMMKTEKKTVQFSDEVQVETIEPEPEPVYIDEDKMDQLLQMLQSADPTDDQPDLPELIHLEAMCHQMGPLIDEKLEDIDRKHSELSELNVKVMEALSLYTKLMNEDPMYSMYSKLQNQQYYMAQSGVSGSQVYPGQPQSNAYLVAGNAQMGHVQGYSLPSEQLPSLNQGTVPPPASSGLPSQPVQTSYTNTMVGSVPGSTYSSQASVYSPPPVAAADAAAYQNSGTMSQVPNYNLVSSALPQPPGSQPPPSQQQPPSSQQTNYSQKALL, from the exons agAAAGCAACCAGTGAGATGAATACTGCAGAAGACTGGGGACTGATCTTAGATATTTGTGATAAAGTTGGACAGTCACGAACCGG GCCTAAGGACTGTCTTCGGGCTATTATGAAGAGAGTGAATCACAAGGATCCTCATGTTGCTATGCAAGCATTGACA cttCTCGGAGCATGCGTTTCAAACTGTGGTAAAATATTTCATTTAGAAGTATGTTCAAGAGAGTTTGCTAGTGAAGTTAGCAACGTATTAAATAAG GGTCATCCAAAAGTTTGTGAAAAATTAAAAGCCCTCATGGTGGAATGGACAGATGAATTCAAAAATGACCCTCAACTTAGTCTGATATCTGCTATGATAAAAAATCTGAAGGAGCAAGGTGTTACGTTTCCAGTTATTGGTTCACAG GCTGCAGAACAAGCAAAGGCAAGCCCAGCTCTGGTAGCCAAAGATCCTGGAATAGTTGCAaacaaaaaagaggaagaagatcTCGCTAAAG CTATTGAATTGTCGTTGAAAGAACAAAGACAACAGCAACCTCCACTTTCTGGTCTTTATCCAAGCACCTCAAGTCTCCTGACAAATCATAAACATGAAGGCCGGAAAGTTCGTGCTATTTATGACTTTGAAGCTGCTGAAGATAATGAACTAACGTTTAAAGCAGGAGAACTTATCACTGTACTTGATGACAG TGATCCAAATTGGTGGAAAGGTGAAACTCATCAagggattggattatttccttcTAATTTTGTAACTGCTGATCTTACTGCTGAACCAGAAATGA TGAAAACGGAGAAGAAAACGGTACAATTTAGTGATGAAGTTCAAGTTGAAACTATTGAACCGGAGCCTGAACCTGTTTATATTGATGAA GACAAAATGGACCAGCTGTTGCAGATGCTTCAGAGTGCTGATCCAACTGATGATCAGCCAGATCTCCCAGAGCTGATCCATCTTGAAG CAATGTGCCATCAAATGGGACCCCTCATTGATGAAAAGCTGGAAGACATAGATAG GAAACATTCAGAACTCTCAGAGCTCAATGTCAAAGTGATGGAGGCACTCTCATTATATACCAAGTTAATGAATGAGGATCCAATGTATTCTATGTATTCAAAACTACAAAATCAACAGTATTATATGGCACAGTCGGGTGTTTCTGGTTCTCAG GTCTATCCAGGACAACCTCAGAGTAATGCATATCTGGTGGCAGGGAATGCACAAATGGGTCATGTTCAAGGCTATAGTCTTCCTTCAGAACAACTTCCATCTCTCAATCAAGGCACAGTTCCTCCACCGGCAAGCTCAGGATTACCTAGCCAGCCCGTTCAGACATCTTACACAAA CACGATGGTCGGTTCTGTTCCAGGAAGCACATATTCTAGCCAAGCTTCAGTATACAGCCCACCGCCAGTGGCTGCCGCTGATGCTGCTGCTTACCAGAATTCCGGAACTATGTCCCAGGTGCCAAACTATAACTTAGTCTCCTCAGCCCTGCCTCAACCACCAGGCAGCCAACCACCACCATCACAGCAACAGCCTCCATCATCACAACAAACTAATTATTCTCAGAAGGCACTACTATAG